A genomic segment from Gossypium hirsutum isolate 1008001.06 chromosome D04, Gossypium_hirsutum_v2.1, whole genome shotgun sequence encodes:
- the LOC107926082 gene encoding protein SIEVE ELEMENT OCCLUSION B: MDQQKKTTSGALQAPLTAPSNNPTAAAQALLHNPGAAQALANNPGAAAAAQAFLGNRGATYQPLLNNTHVGQQHMGVPGASISKPSTGEALMKGHTGSHALIRSDRGSMLSLSDDNVMMKQILATHAPDGREFDVRPLLNLVEDILNRATQHVDFLVKGTTQDQIEMEEKALQANHIVMLEALTYTIDRIASELSYKALGGSDAHATTTAIFNLLSSYTWDAKLVLSLSAFALNYGEFWLLAQIYSTNQLAKSMAILRQLPSLLEHTAPLKPRFDALNNLIRAMIDLTKCVVQFTQLPSTYISQDVPVLETAINLFPTAVYWTIRSMVACATQISNLSSMGHEFGISTTESWELSTLAHKLRNIYELLKQQLNLCYQYIEEKTDVAFYQLLLTLFDPNALHIDNMKVLKALIYDKDDKLPLLDGATKRQVSLDVLRRKNVLLLISSLEFANDELAILEQIYNESRIHATRLESQYEVVWIPIVDHSIIPLPEEMQTKFENLQSTMPWYSVQDPLVIKKPVIRFIKEVWHFRTKPILVVLDPQGKVVSPNAIHMMWIWGSTAFPFTSLREEALWREETWRLDLLVDGIDPTVLNWIKEEKYIFLYGGDDVEWVRRFANSARSVASASRIPLEIVYVGKSRKREHVKKVVGIINAEKLSYAWQDPTMVWFFWTRLESMLFSKIQLGRADDQDPMMQQIKKLLSYGREGGWAVLSRGSNIVVNGHSTTVLPTLGGYDEWKVNIAELGFDMAFKEYHDKLHDVAHPCCRFQFPTIIRTPENMRCPECHRVMERYTSFICCHDDQGIPGSLF; this comes from the exons ATGGATCAGCAGAAGAAGACCACCTCTGGGGCTCTCCAGGCACCACTGACCGCACCTAGCAACAATCCTACTGCTGCAGCTCAGGCACTCCTCCATAACCCTGGTGCTGCTCAAGCACTCGCCAATAATCCGGGTGCTGCTGCGGCTGCTCAGGCATTCCTTGGAAACCGAGGTGCTACTTATCAGCCACTCCTTAATAACACTCATGTCGGTCAGCAACACATGGGCGTTCCCGGTGCTAGTATCAGCAAACCTAGTACAGGTGAGGCACTCATGAAGGGTCATACTGGTTCTCATGCACTCATCCGAAGTGACCGTGGGAGCATGTTAAGCTTGTCAGATGACAATGTGATGATGAAGCAAATATTGGCAACTCATGCTCCTGATGGTCGAGAATTTGATGTTAGACCTCTACTCAATCTGGTTGAGGACATCCTCAATCGAGCTACCCAGCATGTTGATTTTCTTGTTAAG GGTACTACTCAAGATCAAATCGAAATGGAAGAGAAAGCCCTACAAGCAAACCATATAGTTATGCTTGAAGCTCTTACGTATACCATTGACCGAATTGCCTCCGAG CTATCATACAAGGCTTTGGGGGGTTCGGATGCACATGCAACAACAACTGCAATATTCAACTTGCTATCAAGCTATACATGGGATGCTAAGCTAGTATTATCCCTATCAGCCTTTGCCTTGAACTATGGAGAATTCTGGCTTCTTGCTCAGATTTACTCAACTAACCAACTTGCcaagtcaatggcaatcctgaggCAATTGCCGTCTCTCCTGGAGCACACAGCTCCTCTGAAACCCCGATTTGATGCACTTAACAATTTGATTCGGGCAATGATAGATCTTACTAAATGTGTTGTTCAGTTCACACAGCTGCCATCAACATACATTTCTCAGGATGTACCGGTATTGGAGACTGCCATAAACCTCTTCCCAACTGCTGTCTATTGGACCATCAGGAGTATGGTGGCTTGTGCaactcaaatttccaacctttctAGCATGGGTCATGA GTTCGGAATATCAACCACAGAGTCGTGGGAGCTGTCCACCTTGGCTCACAAACTCAGAAACATATATGAACTCCTAAAGCAGCAGCTGAACCTTTGCTACCAATATATAG AGGAAAAGACAGATGTTGCATTTTATCAATTGCTTCTGACACTCTTTGACCCGAACGCCTTGCATATCGACAACATGAAAGTTCTCAAGGCCTTAATTTATGATAAGGATGATAAACTACCGCTTCTTGATGGTGCTACAAAGAGACAA GTTAGCCTGGACGTGCTAAGAAGGAAAAATGTGCTCTTGCTCATTTCAAGCCTCGAATTCGCCAACGATGAGCTAGCAATTCTTGAGCAGATATATAATGAATCAAGGATCCATGCAACGAGGCTCGAGAGTCAGTATGAAGTCGTTTGGATCCCAATTGTGGATCATTCCATCATCCCATTGCCTGAAGAAATGCAAACCAAGTTCGAGAACCTACAAAGTACCATGCCATGGTACTCAGTGCAGGACCCTTTGGTCATAAAGAAGCCGGTCATCAGGTTCATCAAGGAGGTTTGGCATTTCAGGACAAAGCCAATCCTTGTGGTGCTTGATCCTCAAGGGAAGGTGGTTTCCCCTAATGCAATTCACATGATGTGGATCTGGGGAAGCACTGCTTTCCCCTTTACTAGTTTAAGAGAAGAAGCTCTTTGGAGGGAAGAGACATGGAGGCTTGATCTTCTGGTTGATGGAATTGACCCAACGGTCCTCAATTGG attaaagaagaaaaatacaTTTTCTTGTATGGAGGGGATGATGTCGAGTGGGTAAGAAGATTTGCAAATTCAGCACGCAGTGTAGCATCTGCGTCTCGCATTCCTCTTGAGATTGTTTATGTGGGGAAAAGCAGGAAAAGGGAGCATGTGAAGAAAGTTGTAGGAATTATCAATGCGGAGAAGCTTAGCTATGCTTGGCAAGACCCGACCATGGTGTGGTTCTTTTGGACCAGGTTAGAAAGTATGCTGTTTTCGAAGATTCAGTTAGGCAGGGCAGATGACCAAGACCCAATGATGCAACAAATAAAGAAGCTGCTTAGCTATGGCAGAGAAGGTGGATGGGCAGTGCTTAGTAGAGGGTCTAATATAGTGGTGAATGGCCATTCCACCACAGTTTTGCCTACTTTGGGTGGTTATGATGAATGGAAAGTGAACATAGCTGAACTAGGATTTGATATGGCATTCAAAGAGTACCATGACAAGCTTCATGATGTTGCTCACCCTTGTTGTCGGTTCCAGTTCCCGACCATCATAAGGACCCCTGAGAACATGAGGTGCCCAGAGTGCCATCGCGTCATGGAGAGATACACATCATTCATCTGTTGCCATGATGACCAAGGCATTCCAGGCTCGCTATTTTAA